The genomic window TTCCCTTTGTTCTTTAAAAGCCCTTCTTAAGCTGAGCCAGTAAAGAGCTTTGGCTGCCCTTTCTGGCGTTGAAAAGTTTTTGAATCCGTGGGCATTTAGAAGCTTCACGCCCTCTTTTACGAGCTCTCCGGCCATAAAGTTAACCACAATCGGTTTGTCACACTTGGCATCTATGATGGCTTTTGCTATCTCCTCACTTGGCATAAATATCGGCGGAACGCAGATAACTAGTAAGCTGTCAACGTTCTTATCTTTACAAACCACCTCTATCGCTTTTTTGTACCTCTCGTAGTCTGCATCTGCTATTAGGTCAACTGGATTTTTTGTTGAGCACTGGGGAGGCAAGAATTTTTTAAGCTCCTCTATGGTCTCTTCTTCAAGCTTTGCAATCTCTAACCCCAGCTTCTCGGCTTTGTCAGTAGCTAAAACCCCTGGACCTCCGGAATTTGTTATTATGCCTATCCTCTTCCCTCCACTCTCGTACATCTCAAAGATTTTTGCCGCATCAAAGAGCTCCTCCATCTCTTCAACTTCTATTGCCCCAAACTGCATAAAAACACCTTTGTAAATTTCGTAACTTCCTGCTAAGCTTCCGGTATGGCTTTGGGCTGCTTTGCTGCCGCTTTTACTTTTTCCAGCCTTGAGAATTATCACGGGCTTTTTGGAAGTGGCGTATTTTAAAGCTTCAACAAACTTCTTCCCATCCTTCACTCCTTCAATGTAGAGGGCTATCACTTTAGTGTTCTCATCGTCGGCAAAGTACCTCAAGAAGTCGCTTTCCGTTAAATCGGCTGCATTGCCATAAGAAACAAAGGCAGAGAATCCTATGCCTTCCTCATTTCCCATAGCCAAGGCTGCACCGCCGAAGGCTCCGCTTTGGGAGATTAGGGCTAAGCCTCCCTTCTTGACCCTGACCTCAAAGGAACCAAAGAACTCTGCATGAACTCCAAAAATTCCGGCACAGTTGGGCCCAATGATTCTTACTCCCTTCTCTCGAGCCTTTTCAACGAGTTCTCTCTCAAGCTCAGCGTTGCCTATCTCACTAAATCCAGCACTTATAACCACTGCTCCCTTAACCTTTTCCCCAATTTCCTCAATTAGAGAAGGGACGAGCTTTGCGGGAATCGCTATTATAGCAACGTCAACATCTTTTTCAAGCTTTTTTGATATCTTGAGTTTTCTCCCAGCTATTTCGACTTCTCCTCCTTTGGGATTCACGGGAATAATCTCGCCCTTAAAGCCCCCCTCTACTATATTCTTCAGTATTTCGTAAGCTATTGCACTCTTCTTGAAAGAGCCAAATACCGCTACCGATGAAGGATAAAAGAAAAAGTCCATTAGGTCACCTCCGTTTTGCTAACAGGGGGAGTAAGAGTATTAACAAAACAAACCCTGGGCCGCAGATACCTTTTTTCTGCTCTACAACGATAATAACGCTTTTACCATCTGTTTTCTGGTCC from Thermococcus alcaliphilus includes these protein-coding regions:
- a CDS encoding acetate--CoA ligase family protein, coding for MDFFFYPSSVAVFGSFKKSAIAYEILKNIVEGGFKGEIIPVNPKGGEVEIAGRKLKISKKLEKDVDVAIIAIPAKLVPSLIEEIGEKVKGAVVISAGFSEIGNAELERELVEKAREKGVRIIGPNCAGIFGVHAEFFGSFEVRVKKGGLALISQSGAFGGAALAMGNEEGIGFSAFVSYGNAADLTESDFLRYFADDENTKVIALYIEGVKDGKKFVEALKYATSKKPVIILKAGKSKSGSKAAQSHTGSLAGSYEIYKGVFMQFGAIEVEEMEELFDAAKIFEMYESGGKRIGIITNSGGPGVLATDKAEKLGLEIAKLEEETIEELKKFLPPQCSTKNPVDLIADADYERYKKAIEVVCKDKNVDSLLVICVPPIFMPSEEIAKAIIDAKCDKPIVVNFMAGELVKEGVKLLNAHGFKNFSTPERAAKALYWLSLRRAFKEQRE